One Sphingomonas limnosediminicola DNA segment encodes these proteins:
- a CDS encoding TcfC E-set like domain-containing protein — protein MSNAGDCGVISPDVAEIIYDEDRFRVDLFVNPRFLRVSTTLEKGYLPTPDASLSLTNAIGINASGTIGGSSAYNFQNRTIIALRNARIRANTSVASHLGFVVDDLVGEFDSKSLRYSAGLFWAPGNEFIGQRRIIGAGVGTQFDTWADQEALRGTPLIVFLAQPSRVELLVDGRLVSSRSYPAGNIDLDTSALTSGSYTVVLRIHEPNGSVREERRFFVKNEQVAPAGHPIFYAFGGFLANTRPHQPVSASNTFYYQAGSAWRLSNNFALDVSALGTQHKLIVEGGAWFIKGPVRLRAAGLVSSTGDAGGLLQFGTSGQGPFTANLDIRHIWSKDGPLIPFSSYANTFDFTPPTGIQLANGSYTQATGSVGIRLGSGYLSIVASYRKDHDYAADYTVGPNITWPLVSRNRIQLVFEASAQKTRTATAAFAGFRALLTSGRMSISSTTGGAYQNESGGGGVSRVVSNLTAQFSHETQAQTLFNVEAGVDRNISSSFLHAGGTFYGNFGNGRADILHDLEGKGGAQYDIGFQSGFALGSSVEALGARSPEQSAFVVTVNGDARDATFDVLVDDVSKGRVRVGERLSLFVPGYRTYRVRLVPVEAVNVSYDTAAREVTLYPGNVRALAWDAESYFTLFGQAVSPAGRPMANALVQTAKNIAQTNENGFFQIDVRRGDAVMIGGAGEASCRLPIGNAAVSNDYASVGKVVCQ, from the coding sequence ATGTCGAACGCTGGTGATTGCGGCGTGATTAGTCCGGATGTCGCCGAAATCATCTACGACGAAGATCGGTTTCGAGTCGACCTGTTCGTAAATCCGCGATTTTTGCGCGTTTCAACTACCCTTGAGAAGGGGTATCTGCCGACGCCGGATGCGTCGCTTTCACTAACCAACGCGATCGGAATCAACGCGTCAGGCACAATCGGCGGATCCTCAGCTTACAACTTCCAGAACCGCACGATCATCGCGCTTCGCAACGCTCGTATCCGGGCAAATACGTCAGTCGCCTCCCATTTGGGCTTTGTCGTTGATGATCTTGTCGGCGAGTTTGATAGTAAGAGCTTGCGCTATTCCGCGGGACTGTTTTGGGCCCCGGGCAATGAGTTCATAGGTCAGCGACGAATTATCGGTGCTGGGGTCGGGACCCAGTTCGACACCTGGGCAGATCAAGAGGCATTGCGCGGAACGCCTTTGATCGTGTTCCTCGCCCAGCCATCGCGGGTTGAGCTCCTTGTCGACGGGCGCCTCGTCAGCTCGCGTTCCTATCCAGCAGGCAACATTGACCTCGACACGTCTGCCCTGACGAGCGGCTCCTACACAGTCGTCCTTAGAATTCATGAGCCGAATGGCAGTGTGCGCGAGGAACGCCGCTTCTTTGTGAAGAACGAGCAAGTGGCGCCGGCAGGCCATCCGATCTTCTATGCATTTGGAGGGTTCCTTGCGAATACGCGTCCCCACCAGCCGGTCAGTGCGTCGAACACCTTCTACTATCAGGCGGGATCAGCCTGGCGGCTGTCCAACAACTTTGCGCTAGATGTGTCGGCGCTCGGAACACAACACAAGTTGATCGTTGAGGGTGGGGCCTGGTTCATCAAAGGTCCAGTCCGGCTCCGTGCGGCCGGTCTCGTGTCGAGCACAGGCGATGCCGGGGGACTTTTGCAGTTCGGTACCTCCGGACAGGGGCCCTTTACTGCCAATCTCGATATACGGCACATTTGGTCGAAGGACGGTCCGCTCATTCCGTTTTCGTCATATGCGAATACGTTTGATTTCACTCCACCAACCGGCATCCAGCTTGCAAATGGGTCGTATACACAAGCAACGGGAAGCGTCGGTATTCGCCTCGGCAGCGGCTACCTCTCAATTGTTGCCTCCTACCGGAAGGACCACGATTACGCCGCTGACTACACCGTTGGACCAAATATCACTTGGCCGCTTGTGTCGCGTAATCGAATTCAATTGGTGTTCGAGGCTTCGGCACAGAAAACGCGGACCGCGACGGCCGCCTTCGCCGGATTCAGAGCACTGCTTACGTCCGGCAGAATGTCGATTTCGAGTACCACCGGCGGAGCCTATCAGAATGAAAGCGGCGGAGGTGGAGTGTCCCGGGTCGTGTCCAATTTGACCGCACAATTCTCGCATGAAACCCAGGCCCAAACGCTCTTCAATGTAGAGGCCGGAGTAGATCGGAACATCAGCAGCTCCTTTCTCCATGCTGGCGGGACATTCTACGGCAATTTCGGGAATGGCCGGGCCGATATTCTGCACGATCTTGAGGGCAAGGGCGGCGCACAATATGACATTGGTTTCCAGTCCGGCTTCGCTCTTGGCTCTTCGGTGGAGGCTCTTGGCGCACGCTCGCCGGAGCAGAGCGCCTTCGTTGTCACAGTGAACGGTGATGCGCGTGACGCAACGTTCGACGTGTTGGTCGACGATGTTTCCAAAGGGCGGGTACGCGTCGGCGAGCGGCTGTCTTTGTTCGTTCCTGGCTACCGCACGTACAGGGTGCGGCTTGTTCCTGTCGAAGCTGTCAATGTGAGTTATGATACGGCCGCACGCGAAGTTACCCTTTATCCCGGAAACGTGAGGGCCCTCGCATGGGATGCGGAATCGTATTTCACCCTGTTCGGGCAGGCAGTCTCACCCGCCGGGAGGCCGATGGCTAACGCCTTGGTCCAGACTGCCAAGAACATTGCCCAGACCAACGAAAACGGGTTCTTCCAAATAGACGTGAGGCGCGGTGATGCTGTGATGATCGGCGGCGCAGGCGAAGCTAGCTGCCGTCTACCGATTGGCAACGCGGCAGTGAGCAACGATTATGCCTCGGTGGGAAAGGTTGTCTGCCAGTGA